A segment of the Lycium ferocissimum isolate CSIRO_LF1 chromosome 5, AGI_CSIRO_Lferr_CH_V1, whole genome shotgun sequence genome:
TCGGGAACTTTGAGTATAGGGTAATGAGATGTTGTATCTAGGCGGCCGGTGTTGGAACGATTTGTTTGAAAACTAGTATTGGAAATAAACTAGTTTTAAACAATGTAAAGCATGCACCCGATGTTCGTTCGCACTTCGATCTCTTCATTGGTGTTTTGGATGATGAGGACATGTGCCGCACTAAATGGCTGGAAAAAGGAAGCTTACTAAAGGTTCCATGATTGTGGCTCGTGAAAAACGTCGCGGTCTATCTTGACTACGGCCTCTCACTCGTGTTGATATGGTAAATGCGGCCGAGAGCAATAGCTCTTCAACGTTATGGCATAAGAGGCTTAGCCACATTAGCGAGAAAGACTAAATGTTAAAAGAATTATTATCAAATTTCGAAAGTGCTAAATTAGAAAAGTGTGAGACCGCTTGGGTACCGGAAAACAAAATAGAGTTTCTTTCAAGTCTCATCCTCCTTCAAGAAAGACGAGTTGCTTGAGTTGGTGCATTCGAATTTACGTGGTCCAACGAAGACAAGGACTTTgggtggtgcactttacttcgcTACCTTTATTGATGATTGCTCAAGGAAACTTTGGGTCTACGTCTTAAAGACTAAAGACCAAGTGTTGGGTGTCTTTAGCGCTTTGCCCCGCTTGAAAGAGAAAACCGGAAAGAAGCCGAAGTGTGCTGTCGTACCGAACGGTGGTGAATGTGGACCGTTTGACACACCGCAAGCAACAGGTATCGTACACCGAAGACTCGCCCATAAGACTCCCCAATGGTTTAGCAGGATGATGGGCAGGACTCGATGGAAAGAGTTAGATGTTTGCTTTACACAAAGTTACGAATTCCTTTTGGGCGAGGCATCGTTGACCGCCGCACATGTTATTAATCTATCCACCGCGGTTGCTTTGCAGTAAAGTGATGTTCCAAACGAGTTTGGTATGGGAAGGATGTTTCCTATGACCACTTGAAAGTGTTTGGTTGCAAAGCTTTTGTACACGTGCCTAAAGATGAGAGGTCAAAATTAACTCGCCAAGACAAGGCAAAGGCATCTTCATTGGTTATGGCCTTGATGAGTTTGGTTGACGTCATATGATCCAATTGAGAAGAAGGTCGTGAGAAGCCGTGATGTTATCTTCGAGATCAAACCATTGAAGATATTAACAAAGCGGAGAAGAAAAAATCTTCGTGTTCTCAAGGCTTAGTTAATCTTGATCAAGTTCCTCAAACAAATGTTGATGAAGTTGGTGGGCTCGATAGACGACGGTGATGCCGTAATGATGTTCCATCagcatgttgatgatgataacgaTGTCGTTATTGATGAGGTAGATGCTTCTACTTGGCGAAGTCGTGGATGAGCCGACATTCCACTTGGGCGTCTACTACGCATGTTCCTTCTTCCCCGTTATTCACCTGTGGAGTATGTATTACTCACCTGGCCGGGGGAGAACTCAATGTTATGAGGAGGCCATGGAAGATGAGCACGGATCAATGGATCGAAGCTACAAGATGAGATGAAATCTCGTACGAGAACCATACTTATGAGTTGGTGAAATTGCCTAAGGCTGAGAGCTTGAAGAACAAAATGGTGTTCAAAGTTAAAGCGAAGAACACGACTTAAGCCCGAATCTACAGATTGGTTGTTAAGGGATTTGGTCAAAGGAAAGGTATTGACTTTGACGAAATATTTTCTCCGTCGTGAAAATGTCCTCCATTGGACAATTCTGGTTCGATCGCTAGTCTTGATTCGAGATTGAGCAAATGGATGTAAGACCGCTTTTCTTCACGGTGACTTAGAAGAGAGATTTATATGGAACAACCTGAGGGCTTTAAGGCAAAAGGTAAAGAAAATCTTGTATGCAAACTTAAGAAGTCTATATGATGAAGCAAGCTCCCGGTGCATTAGTCAAAGTTTTGAGTCCTTATGGGAGCAAGCGCAAGAAGACTTCGTATCATCATGGTGTTTGTACAAAGGTTTTCTCATGATGACTTTATCATCCTTCTCgctatatgtggatgatatgttaATTGTAGGCAAGAATGCTTCCGGGATCGGCGAGTTGAAGAAACAAGCTAAGTCTTTTGCAATGAAAGACTTGGGTCATACTAAGCGCATTTTCGTGGGGCATGAGTATTACTGCTCAAGAGTGAAAGAAGCTTTATTTGTCACGAAAAGTACATAGAACGTTAATATTTGGAGACGCTTCAACATGAAGAATGCTAAGAGGAGTTATGCACACCTCTTTCTCGGTCATACGAAATTGAGCAAAAAGATGTGTCTACAACAACGGAGGGAAAGAGAGAATGGCAAGATTCCTTATTCCTACGCCGTCGGAAGTTTAATGTATGCAATGGTATGCACTCGACCGGATATTGCTCGTACGCAATCGGTGTTGTTAGACATTTCTCGAAAATCCAGGGAAAGAGCATTGGGGAAGAGTTTGTGAAGTGGATACTGTATCTAAGAGGAAGCTTCTGAGATGAATGCTTGTGTTTTGGAGGATCAAATCCAATTTCAAGGGCTATACGTACATGACATGGCAGACTCGATAACGTAAAATCCACTTTCTTGGATATTTGTTTACCTTTTCGGGGGGAGCTATATCATGGCGGCCAAAGTTGCGAGGGAGGTGTCCTTGTCTACAACGGGGAAGCGGGAGTATATTGCGGCTATCAAGCGGCAAAGAGATGATATGGCTCGAAGATTCCTTCAAGAACTTGGATTGCGGAAATGGAGTATGTTGTACATTGTGACGGTAGCAATAGACTTGAGCAAGAACTCCGTATGCCGTCGAACAAAAACACGTTGATGTCGGATATCATTGGATTCGTGAACAAGGAGTGGAGAACGAATCATTTCGAGGTCAAGAAGATTCACACGAGCGAAAATCTGTGAGCATCTTCGACCAAGGTGGTATCGAGAGACAAGTTCGAGCTTGTGCAAAGAACTTGTCGGCATGCACTCAAACTAGAAGCAGTGTACCCTCCTTCAAGTAAAATGGGGCCGAGAGGTGATTTGTGGGAGTCCACCTCATTCCATAATTTAAGGAAGGAAGATTTTATTTTGACAAATTATACATCGGGCAACAATTGTGGACTACGTGTCGTGTTCGCTTACCTCATCATAAATACATGATCGTGATGTAGCGCTTACCtcatcatcaaattcattccTATAAATAAAAAGCGACATGGCTATCGGTAAACACACCAACACTGAAAATCATTTCTTTACACCAAAGTGAGAGCAAAGTGAGGTATTCCATGACCGAAAGAAAAAGTTAGAGTGTGGGTCTAGTGGTCAGAGCGTGGGAAAATCGAAAGAGTGTTTTAACTTGTAGGTGTAGTGGTCTTAGggagtatttatactcgttCTTACACAAAGAAAATTCCTTACTATAGTGATATCTACCGCCTTGCGCCTCTTATACGTGgttttccacgtaaaatcttggtgtcattaAGAAAATCTTGAAGATTATTCTTTGATTTATTAACTTGTTGATTTTACCATAACAGTGCTTATCACTAATATCtaggaatattatttttcatgggtctattttattcccaacaaAGTCACCTCTCATACCGCTTATATGTAGATTAGGCTGTAAAGATAGCCATGGAATGGAAGTTTGACTCAAAAGCAAGGCAAGAATAGAATAGGACAGAGCATCAAGCTAAAACTAAACAGATTCGTCCTCAATTAAAAtgtacatatgaaaataaatttcttgCTCATtcgaaggttagtaggtagtatGAAAATGGCTAGCTTGAATAAAAGCCTTCTGCTCAAGAAAATCACCAACTAAGGAAAAACTAAAAGCCTTCTGCTCAAGAAAATCACCAACTAAGATAAACTATCTGAATAATCAGGACATAATCGAAATGTCACTCCCAATCGAAGCACCCCATTAACTTTAACAAAAGTTAATGTCCCGTTTACCCCAAACAAGGCCACCAAAGTACCTTTTTCAATCAAAATGCTTGACTGATACGCCAGCGTTTTGTCCCTTTGTAGTTCATTCAATTCAAACAAGTGCagaatgaaatgaataaaagAAATGCAACCTTGAAAACTTTGCAATGAAAGTAATTTGGGATGTTAAAATGGACAACATATACTTATAGTGGCAGAGTTGTTCTACCAGAACAAAACAATAAATGTTGCCAGATTTTAAACTACATTATACCAGAATTACAGAAGCAAAACATCATATCTTGAAGGAAGTAAGACAAAACAAATACTAAACTCTCCGAGTTTTACGATAAACATTTGAGACTTCAAAGTTGTCGCCCATGACAGTCTGAAGCGAGTACAAGCTTGGAATGTATCTAGTCGCTGCAGTGCCACTACCACATAAATTGACCTTCCTAAACTTCTTCTCTTTTGGGTTGTAAGAAACTAGCTGTGTGCCACGTTCGCTTTGCATCAAGATTTCCGCGTCGTTCCAAATTATTATTGGTATAAATCTATCATGACGGATATCTAGCGGAATAAATTCCTTCAAAATGCGATCTTTAGTCCAAGATTCAGCTATTCCATCCTCTTTCATCCACCATATATCCATATGTTGAAAAGAACTATTAACAGACAAACATAGACAATTTCCCAACTCCGCTAGTGTCATCCACACGGATGGAGCTTCTAGACCAGGTGGAGTCGGCAGGGACTTCACTTCTTCTGTCCCGGTATTAAAGGAGTAAATGCTGGCACTTTTGTTTTCATCATCCATCCAATGAAGAGAACCATTGACATTAACATTGCTTAGTTTTCCCCATAAAGGTATCGGAGCTTTGCCCACATTTCTCCACTTGTTATCATCAACTCCAAGAGTATAAATCTCCAATTCAGATACTTCTGGACGACCACGAAACTTTCTAGTTACTATTCTCAATACTTTATACTGTCCAGAGTCCTCGCTAAAGCAAAATCCATAAACAAATACTTACCTATACTTTCTCCCACTGGGCAACAGCTAACCTTGAAATACTCACCCAAAAGAGGATTGCTAATGCAAACCGAATGATATTCATCATGTGTCGCGCCATTCAACAAACAAATGAACCCATTACATGAACCAACTAATGTCAAGTTTCTTTCAATAAAACTAAAACCAaacatgtcatcatcatcaactGAAAGCAAGTCCCTGGGTCGAGGGAGGTGAAACTTACGGttcaacataatgcaataattatACTCATAATTATCTGCTCTAAGTTCAAGCAGTAACAAGACATAGTCCAATGAAAGCAAAATACAGGGAAAATTAGGTGATCTTGTGTGATACATCTTAAGAAATAAAGGGTCAGCAAAAAGATTATACCAACGTTTGCAAACACTCTTACAACGGAAAATGGACTCCATTGGCAATCTTGAAAGTATTTCCACCATAATCACACTCGTAAAGTCCATAAGTGTGACTTCATTGATTCTTCTAATGCGTTTGCAATCACATTTGGAACTTAACATTGAGTTTGAGACAGTGATAGGAACATCGAAAAGCTTggtttccattttttttctcttgctttcttTCAGTGAATGAACAAGTAGCCAATTTTTAGGGCTTTGGCCTGGGCCTGATAGTCTTGGCGCGGAAAAAGAAAGGGCAATTCGCATAATGCCCTTATTTTAAAGGCTTTTAATTTTTCGTTCGATCTCCCCCGCtaccaaaaattttaaaaaaaagtatgaaGCAGATTTATGCGATTGAGGCAAATTTCAAAACTCTCATCTTGCGAAGAGTTTTGGACAACCGCCTTGCTATGCACTTTGCCCGGCGCTCGCCTAAATGACTTTCATGTTGTTTTGCATATTCTCAGCGTGAAAAGTTGGCAACTCATCCATGCCACTGCTGGATTTTTCAAATCAACCCATTTACGTTATCATACACAGCCATCACTGTTTGCAATTTTACAAACATCAAGCCTTTAgaaaacaaaaattcaaaatgcaGCAAAAGTGACTTGAAAGTTATGCTCATTTAATCTAAATATAAACtgccttaatttttttaacttttctttggtagagtaaaaattaaagatcatcgATTTGAAGGGCTGACAAAATTAAAGATACTTACAAaagaaggacaaaaaaaaaaaaaaaaaagaccttcAGTTATTTAGTTGTGGAAGATGGGGTTGGTCTTGGGCTTTCCTCTAATATATACTCTCTTGAGTAGCCCATGAGCTAAATTCCGGATCTCATTCAAAAGCCCACTCTTTGACCCGAAAGTATTATCagaagaaaacaacaaaaagtAGACAAGCGTCATCATCTTCTCTATACAACAACAAACGAGAAATCGAGAAGACAAAAAAATATCCTCAAACAAATCGAAAAAATGGTAAGAATCAAATCTATTCTTAATTCAATTTCCACTAATCAATTATATCAGTttctgatttttcatttttttttattataggTCTGTGTAGAGAAAATTAGGTGATCTTGCGTGACTTCATTGATTCTTCTAATTCGTTTGCAATCACATTTGGAACTTAACACTGAATTTGAGACAGTGATAGGAACATTGAAAAGCTtggtttccattttttttttctcttgctttctCTCAGTGAATGAACAAGTGACCTTCAGTTATTCCTCCGTCTAATATTAGTTGTCCACGTTACTAAAAATATCCGTCCCAAAATACTTATCcattaataaaactaaaatagaattaattaaagttTTCCTATGAccttaacattaataatttttaaattaattgtattGATTAGAGTATAAATTTATTGTAGAGAGATAAGGGTAATGTTGTAAAAACACATTTTTATTGTAAGTTTTTAAAGGATGCGTAAAAggaaaagtggacaagtaatataaaacggagggagtatttacgAGTCGGCCACGAgaattattatttcttttcataatttttataatttgaaaatcaatgttTTCTCATTAAAATTCcaaattgaaatttgaaaaacacctcaaaacttgttttcacttttttctatctcaccttttcatttttcttttcaaattttaccctaaattttttgttttttataaaaACGATCTCATTTAAATTTGATCAACTGTGCCGCCGGTTTAAATTTTGGGTTGGGTCGGGTAAGATCaaatctttttaatttatttttatttatcagATAGACTttaaaaagagtaaaaaatatatattaatcatGACTTTTGGATTAgtgaagcaatttttttttgctgGCCTTCAAACgcgcccctcaaattgctggtctttaattttttctcttgCCCTAAAAAAGTAGTCGAAAATATTTCGGAGTTTTGAGTTCGAACTTCGGCTcgcaaaaaaaaagtaaatcgCAATGCAAGGTTTCTCGAAAGTTAGGCCTTATAAGGCCTAACTTATTTATGTTGTAGTTCCAAGTTAGgccttataaggcataacttctGTAGTTCTAATTTCTGCCTAAGacaaaagttatgccggacaaTGGGTAAAAGATATAACTTCTATGTAGAAACTatataaggcataagttgccttacaattttatttttctctgtTGGGATTCTACAGAAATTGGGCCTTATTTTTGCCCAAATATGCCTAATTTGCTACGAAATTTTACTttgtgaaatttatttttttatactgCTGGCAATCCCATAAAATTTGTTGTTGAACATGGGCTTGGGCTTTCTTCTAATATACTCTCTTGCGTAGCCCATAAGCTGATCTCATTCAAAAGTCCACTCTTTGACCCGAAAGTAGACACAGTCTATTGTATCAtcaaaaaaaacaacaaaaagtaGACAAAAAGTCATCTTCTTCTCTGTACAACAAacgagaaatcaagaaaacaaaaaaacattCTCAAACAAATCGAAAAAATGGTAAGAATCAAATA
Coding sequences within it:
- the LOC132058008 gene encoding F-box protein At3g07870-like; translation: METKLFDVPITVSNSMLSSKCDCKRIRRINEVTLMDFTSVIMVEILSRLPMESIFRCKSVCKRWYNLFADPLFLKMYHTRSPNFPCILLSLDYVLLLLELRADNYEYNYCIMLNRKFHLPRPRDLLSVDDDDMFGFSFIERNLTLVGSCNGFICLLNGATHDEYHSVCISNPLLGEYFKVSCCPVGESIEVSELEIYTLGVDDNKWRNVGKAPIPLWGKLSNVNVNGSLHWMDDENKSASIYSFNTGTEEVKSLPTPPGLEAPSVWMTLAELGNCLCLSVNSSFQHMDIWWMKEDGIAESWTKDRILKEFIPLDIRHDRFIPIIIWNDAEILMQSERGTQLVSYNPKEKKFRKVNLCGSGTAATRYIPSLYSLQTVMGDNFEVSNVYRKTRRV